The stretch of DNA TGTTAAGTGCCGCAGTGCCGTCATAAGGAGTGCCGTTTTCTTGCCGGATTGCGATCATAAATTTGGGGGAGTTTATGATCTGAGTGCGGCCGAAGGTGCCGTCCAGCGCCGTCTCCCTTTTGCTTAAACCTTTCTGAACCGAGTTGCGCCGTCGGGAAGTGCCGTTAAAAAATCCTCGACGCCGACTTTTTCTTCAGGCAGCAACACGCTCCATGCCTCATTCTCGATTTCGTTTTGTTCGCGACGACCAGCAACTCAAGGAACGGCTTTTTCACTCAAGCAGCAGCGCTGTCCACGCTGCGGCTGCCAGGAAACATTAAACCGGCACAGTCTTCTCCACGGCAACGATCCTGCCAAAACCAACGGTCAATCGCCCCGTGGCCAGCGCGTTTTTTGTTCCAACCGCGGCCAGCGTGGGGGCTGCGGGCGCACCTTTGGCATTTTCCTGGCCGATGTTTTGCCGCGTCACACGTTCACTGCGGTGTGGTTGTGGAAGCTGCTCTGCCGGTTGCTGGCCGACGCTTCGGTCAAGGCGGCGGCTGAAAAAGCGCGGCTGCCGTTTGCCTTGGAAACGGTTTATCGTCTGCGGCGCGGTTTGAAGCGCGGTCTGGACCTGCTGCGAACGCAGCTTTGTCGCGAACAAAAACCACCCGTCAGCCCGCACGCCGATCCGCTCCTTCAAACGGTGAAACATCTCCAGGCCGTCTTTCCACACGGCCGGTGTCCGCCGGCTGAGTTTCAACTGCATTTTCAGCATCCGTTTTTGGGATAAGCCACGGCTGTAGGCGGCTGACTTTTGCCGCCTTACGGCCGTCGTATTTTTTGCGCGGCAAATGGCGCGCCGGCGACAACGCGATAATACCATCCCGCCCTCCGGCGTCCGGCCAGTAGCGTCGCCGCCGTGAATCAAAAACCACTCCGTCGCCGGCCAAAGGCCGGAACGGGCAACCTAAAAACTAAAACTCATGCGAAATCCCACCGTTTATCTGAAAATGCGCGTGCTCGGGGCCATTGACATGGCCGAGGGTAAAACCATCCGCGACCGGATCAAGGCCGTCAGTAAGATGACCTTCACCGACGAGGAGGGCCAGCCGCGCCAGTTTACCTGGAGCACCATCTCCACCTGGTTGTGCCGCTATCAAAAACACGGCGTCACCGTCATGGAAAACAAGCCCCGCTCCGACAAGGGCAAACTCCGCAAGGTCTCGCCGGAAGACATTTTGGAAGCCCTCCGCACGGTACGACCCAAACTTCACGGCAAAACGCCCACGCGCGCCTTGCTCTACCGGCTGTGCATTGAAGCGGGACTGTTGACCCGATCGCAAGTCGCGCCCAACACCTTCAGCCGGCTGGTCCAGCAATTTGAAATGCTCAAGCCGGATCAGGACTGTGCCAATAAACAGCGGCTGGCCTTTGCCAAGGCGCACGCCAACGAAATGTGGCAGGCCGACACGCTCTACGGGCCTTATGTCCAACTCAACGGCGCGCCGGTTCAAACCCGATTGATCGCTTTTTTGGATGATGCCTCGCGCGTCTGTTGTCACGGCCAGTTCTTCCCGGCCGAAAATGTGGACACGCTCATGGAATCACTTCGCGCCGCCTTCTACAAACGCGGGGTGCCGCGCGCGTTGTATGTGGACAATGGCTCCATTTACTCTTCCAAAGAGATCCTCCAAATCTGCGCCCGGGTCGGCTGCCTCTTGCATCACACCCCGGTGCGCGATGGCGCGGCCAAAGGAAAAATCGAACGGTTTTTCAGAACCGTGCGCGACCAGTTCCTGGCCCGCGATTTGGATTTGAGTTCCCTCGATTCTCTCAACCGCCAGTTCACCCACTGGGTCGAGGAGCATTACAACGCGCAAATTCATTCGGTCCTGGGCATCTCGCCGCTGGACCGTTTTGCGCTGGATCGCAAGTGGGTTCGCTTTCTCCCGCCCAACGAAGCCAACGACGAACTGTTCTTCGTCGAGGAAGAACGCCACGTCCGTGCCGACAACACCTTCGCGTTCAAATCGCTGCGCTTTGAAGCCCCGCGCCATCTGCCCGATCGTACCGTCCACATTCGCTTCCAGCGTTCACGCCCTACCGAACGGGTCATCGTCTATTACAAAGGCGAACGCATGGGCGAGGCCCGCCTGCTCGACGCCGTGGCCAACGACAGAAAACCGCTTCCACCTCAACTCCCAACTGCCAACTCCTAACTTCTTCTTTTTATGATCCGCTCCCACTTCGGCCTCCAACGCAATCCCTTCGACCCGGAAGCCCTCACGCTGCTGGCCCACCAGCAGGAAATCTTCGACATCCTCCGCGTCCATGCGCAGCAGGGCGGCCTGTGTCTGGTGCTCGGCGAACCGGGCACCGGCAAAAGCGTGTTGAAACAATCACTGCTGACGCACGATCCAAAACGCATGATTACACCCGTCGTCAACCGCACGCTCCACACCTACCACAACACCTTGCGCATCCTCTGCGAAGCCTTCCAGATCGAGTTCCAGGGGCGTGACCATCACTGCGAACGCCTGCTGGTCCAACAAGCCTTCAGCGTTCACCGCGCTGGCAAGATGTTGGTGCCCATCATTGATGACGCCCATCTCATGCCCGCCGACTGTCTGCGCAAACTCCGCTTGCTCTGCGAAGACTTTCCCCGTTCCCACAACTTGATCCTGATCGGACAACCCCCGTTGCTTCAATCCCTGTCCCTGTCCATCAACGAGGAAATCCGCTCCCGCATCACCTACTCGGCGTTGCTGCCCCGGCTGGCTCCTGAAACGGTCGAACAGTTCGTTTTGGACCAACTCGACCGCGCCGGTTTGGGCCACAACACCTTTACCCCCGAAGCGCTCGCGCTCATCGTCCGCTCCGGGGAAGGACTGCTGCGCCGCAGCCGCAACCTGTGCCTCGGCTCGCTCATCGAAGCCGTCCGCGATCAGACCCGCATCGTGGACCTCAAACAAGTCAACCGCGTCCTCATCCAACCCCACTGGAGAAATGACTGTGACCAGCCACTCACTTAAAAACGCCCGGTGGTCGCACGAACAAATCCGCGCCGCAAGAATCGCCCCCTTGCCTCCGCTGCTACAAAAACGCGGACTCCAACTCCTCGCCCGCCAGGCCGACAACTTTATTTTGCCCGCCTTTCCCGGTCTGATCATCAAAGACTCCTACTGGCGCTGGCCCGAGCGCAATCTCGCCGGCAACGCCATTGACTTCCATGTCCAAGTCCTCGGCCTGTCCTTCCACGACGCCATGCGCCAGATCACCGGCTCATAAAACCACCGCGGGCGTCATCGGCTTATGACGCCAGTTCGGTCCAAACCGGGCCAAAGTGAAAAATCCACCCCTTATGATGCCAGTTCGGCAAAGCCCCGGCGCGCAGTTGAACAATGAAAAAAACCACCAGCCACGTCACAACGCTATGATCGTAACGCGGTAATTAGGCCACAAATGTGGATGCCAGTCCGGCAAACCTCCTCAAATCGCTATGACCCCAGTTCGGCAAAAAATATGACGCCAATTAAATCGGTAACACCTTGGCTTCGCTTTTGCGTTGCAGACTACACTGATTGTTCAATCCGCCATGCTTTCGAGAATCATCAAAGCGTTCGGAACTGAATGCGGCTTGGAAGCAAAAAATGGAGGCCAGCCGGACGCCAGCCCCCATTAACCCATGAACCCTCGTAACCCGTTTTACTGTCTTAACCGATAGAACGCACTACCACTGCCAGCCGTGAACGTCACCGAGTTGTTAACGACCCCTCCGACCGGCGTCCAGAGACCACTCGCCACATCGCCCCTGGTTTCCAATGTAAAACCAGTGACTGACAACGGCCACGAGATCGTGACCTGGTTTCCAGAATGGGTGATGCTCAAGACAGGAGGTGCCACTGCCCCGACCCGGTCGTTGTCATTGATATGGGTGACATAGCCTGAGGTCCCGTTGGGAAGTCCATAGGCTGTTTGACTATCGAAGGTGGTAAGGTCCACCAAGTATCCGCTCACGGCGATGTTGCCGTTAGCGTTGACCGCGACGC from Verrucomicrobiota bacterium encodes:
- a CDS encoding transposase family protein encodes the protein MRNPTVYLKMRVLGAIDMAEGKTIRDRIKAVSKMTFTDEEGQPRQFTWSTISTWLCRYQKHGVTVMENKPRSDKGKLRKVSPEDILEALRTVRPKLHGKTPTRALLYRLCIEAGLLTRSQVAPNTFSRLVQQFEMLKPDQDCANKQRLAFAKAHANEMWQADTLYGPYVQLNGAPVQTRLIAFLDDASRVCCHGQFFPAENVDTLMESLRAAFYKRGVPRALYVDNGSIYSSKEILQICARVGCLLHHTPVRDGAAKGKIERFFRTVRDQFLARDLDLSSLDSLNRQFTHWVEEHYNAQIHSVLGISPLDRFALDRKWVRFLPPNEANDELFFVEEERHVRADNTFAFKSLRFEAPRHLPDRTVHIRFQRSRPTERVIVYYKGERMGEARLLDAVANDRKPLPPQLPTANS
- a CDS encoding AAA family ATPase, giving the protein MIRSHFGLQRNPFDPEALTLLAHQQEIFDILRVHAQQGGLCLVLGEPGTGKSVLKQSLLTHDPKRMITPVVNRTLHTYHNTLRILCEAFQIEFQGRDHHCERLLVQQAFSVHRAGKMLVPIIDDAHLMPADCLRKLRLLCEDFPRSHNLILIGQPPLLQSLSLSINEEIRSRITYSALLPRLAPETVEQFVLDQLDRAGLGHNTFTPEALALIVRSGEGLLRRSRNLCLGSLIEAVRDQTRIVDLKQVNRVLIQPHWRNDCDQPLT